CTCCGTGTCCATCACGCCTCCGTTTCGCCGGTCCGCACCCACGTTAACCCGGTGCCTCGTCGGCACCCAGCATCGTTCCGGAAAACGCGATCATGGCTTCCACCACGGATTTCGCGCGCGTTGACGTCCTGTCAGCACCGCCCCACCGAGCGTGTCGACGGCCCCTCGGGCCGCCCCCGTGGTCAGCGCGCCGAGGCGTCGCGCTTGCGACGCCACTGGTCGGAACCGACCAGGACGAGGAACCCGCGCCACCGCTCCCGCGAGACGCACAGCCGGGCGCCGTGCGGCTGCTTGGAATCGCGG
This window of the Saccharopolyspora gloriosae genome carries:
- a CDS encoding DUF397 domain-containing protein; protein product: MSEEWHRSTRSGSVGNCVEVARRAGVTLIRDSKQPHGARLCVSRERWRGFLVLVGSDQWRRKRDASAR